A window of Leclercia adecarboxylata contains these coding sequences:
- a CDS encoding lysoplasmalogenase, with amino-acid sequence MLWSFIAVCFSAWLYVDASYRGPAWQRWLFKPVTLLLLLLLAWQAPMFNAISYLVLAGLCASLAGDALTLLPRQRLLYAVGAFFLSHLLYTIYFASQMTLSFFWPLPLALLVIGALLIAVIWSRLEELRWAVCTFIAMTLVMVWLAGELWFFRPTAPALSAFIGATLLLLGNIVWLGSHYRRRFRADNAIAAACYFAGHFLIVRSLYI; translated from the coding sequence ATGCTTTGGTCATTTATCGCTGTCTGTTTCTCCGCATGGCTGTATGTCGATGCGTCCTACCGCGGCCCTGCCTGGCAGCGCTGGCTGTTTAAACCCGTCACCCTGTTGCTCCTGCTGCTGCTGGCCTGGCAGGCGCCGATGTTTAACGCTATCAGCTACCTGGTACTTGCCGGGCTCTGCGCGTCGCTGGCAGGCGATGCCCTGACCCTGCTGCCGCGCCAGCGTCTGCTGTATGCCGTGGGGGCGTTCTTCTTATCCCACCTGCTCTACACCATCTATTTTGCCAGCCAGATGACGCTCTCCTTCTTCTGGCCGCTGCCGCTGGCGCTGCTGGTGATTGGCGCGCTGCTGATCGCGGTGATCTGGTCGCGTCTGGAAGAGCTGCGCTGGGCGGTGTGTACCTTTATCGCCATGACCCTGGTGATGGTCTGGCTGGCGGGCGAGCTGTGGTTCTTCCGTCCAACGGCCCCGGCGCTGTCGGCTTTCATCGGCGCCACGCTCCTGCTGTTGGGCAACATCGTCTGGCTGGGTAGCCACTACCGTCGCCGTTTCCGCGCCGATAACGCCATCGCCGCCGCGTGCTACTTTGCCGGGCACTTCCTGATTGTGCGGTCGCTCTATATTTAG
- the zntA gene encoding Zn(II)/Cd(II)/Pb(II) translocating P-type ATPase ZntA has protein sequence MSTPETPKKVPQFSALKLAPLPAKEACCAGDHTSPQAETVPPVEGRRYSWVVNGMDCAACARKVETAVRQVPGVNHVQVLFATEKLLVDAASNVSAQVEAAVVKAGYTLRNEHAPAEKTSLLGDNLPLLTLIVLMALSWLLAQFNPPLGNLAFIATTLVGLWPVARQALRLMKSGSWFAIETLMSVAAIGALFIGATAEAAMVLLLFLIGERLEGWAASRARKGVSALMALKPETATQVINGERKTVPIAALRPGDVIEVAAGGRLPADGTLLTAAASFDESALTGESIPVDRTAGEKVPAGATSVDRLVALTVLSEPGDSAIDRILTLIEEAEERRAPVERFIDRFSRIYTPAIMLVALLVAVVPPLLFGAPWEGWIYKGLTLLLIGCPCALVISTPAAITSGLAAAARRGALIKGGAALEQLAQVRQVAFDKTGTLTVGKPQVTGIYPLDISENELLAQAAAVEQGSTHPLAQAIVREAKARSLTIAAATDQHALMGSGIEATVAGSKILICAADKFPAPQLSAQIVSLEQAGHTVVMVVQDEVAKGLITLRDTLRDDAKEAVQALHQLGVKGVILTGDNPRAAAAIAGELSLDYRAGLLPADKVQAVTALNAQAPLAMVGDGINDAPAMKAATTGIAMGSGTDVALETADAALTHNRLTGLAQMIHLARATRANIRQNIIIALGLKGIFLVTTLLGMTGLWLAVLADTGATVLVTANALRLLRRR, from the coding sequence ATGTCGACTCCAGAAACACCGAAAAAAGTGCCGCAGTTCTCGGCGCTAAAGCTCGCTCCCCTACCCGCTAAAGAGGCCTGTTGCGCCGGGGATCATACCTCGCCGCAGGCCGAAACCGTGCCGCCTGTCGAAGGCCGGCGTTACAGCTGGGTGGTCAACGGCATGGACTGCGCCGCCTGCGCCCGGAAAGTAGAAACCGCCGTTCGCCAGGTGCCGGGCGTGAATCATGTCCAGGTGTTGTTTGCCACGGAAAAATTGCTGGTTGATGCGGCAAGCAACGTCAGCGCCCAGGTCGAGGCCGCGGTGGTGAAAGCGGGCTACACGCTGCGCAATGAGCACGCCCCGGCCGAAAAAACGTCCCTGCTGGGCGATAACCTCCCGCTCCTTACGCTGATCGTCCTGATGGCGCTGAGCTGGCTCCTTGCGCAGTTCAACCCTCCCCTCGGCAACCTCGCTTTTATCGCCACTACCCTCGTCGGACTCTGGCCGGTGGCCCGTCAGGCGTTGCGCCTGATGAAAAGCGGCAGCTGGTTCGCCATCGAAACGCTAATGAGCGTGGCCGCTATCGGGGCGCTGTTTATCGGTGCCACGGCGGAAGCGGCGATGGTGCTGCTGCTGTTTCTGATCGGCGAGCGGCTCGAAGGCTGGGCCGCGAGCCGGGCGCGTAAAGGGGTGAGCGCGCTGATGGCGCTGAAACCCGAAACCGCCACGCAGGTGATTAACGGCGAACGCAAAACCGTGCCCATTGCCGCGCTGCGTCCGGGCGATGTGATTGAAGTCGCCGCCGGGGGCCGTCTGCCCGCTGACGGAACGCTGCTTACCGCCGCGGCCAGCTTTGACGAAAGCGCGCTGACCGGCGAATCCATCCCGGTGGATCGCACCGCGGGGGAGAAAGTCCCGGCGGGCGCCACCAGCGTCGATCGTCTGGTAGCGCTGACGGTGTTGTCCGAACCCGGCGACAGCGCCATCGACCGCATCCTGACGCTTATCGAAGAGGCGGAAGAGCGCCGCGCCCCGGTGGAGCGCTTTATCGATCGCTTCAGCCGCATCTATACCCCGGCAATCATGCTGGTTGCCCTGCTGGTGGCCGTGGTGCCGCCCCTGCTGTTCGGCGCTCCATGGGAGGGCTGGATCTACAAAGGGCTGACCCTGCTACTGATTGGCTGTCCGTGCGCGCTGGTGATCTCCACCCCTGCGGCCATCACCTCCGGGCTGGCGGCGGCGGCGCGACGCGGCGCGCTGATTAAGGGCGGTGCGGCGCTGGAGCAGCTGGCGCAGGTGCGGCAGGTGGCCTTTGATAAAACCGGCACCCTGACGGTCGGCAAGCCGCAGGTGACGGGCATTTATCCCCTTGATATCAGCGAAAACGAACTGCTGGCACAAGCGGCGGCGGTGGAGCAAGGTTCCACCCACCCGCTGGCGCAGGCGATTGTGCGTGAGGCGAAGGCCCGGAGTCTGACGATTGCGGCGGCCACCGACCAGCACGCGCTGATGGGCTCGGGTATCGAGGCCACCGTGGCGGGCAGTAAAATCCTGATTTGTGCGGCGGATAAATTCCCTGCCCCGCAGCTGTCAGCGCAAATCGTTTCCCTCGAGCAGGCCGGGCATACGGTGGTGATGGTCGTGCAGGATGAGGTGGCAAAAGGGCTTATCACCCTGCGCGATACCCTGCGTGATGACGCGAAAGAGGCGGTGCAGGCCCTGCACCAGCTTGGGGTCAAAGGGGTGATTTTAACCGGAGATAACCCGCGCGCGGCCGCCGCCATTGCCGGTGAGCTGAGTCTGGATTACCGGGCTGGCCTGTTGCCCGCCGATAAAGTGCAGGCGGTGACGGCGCTGAATGCCCAGGCGCCGCTGGCGATGGTCGGAGACGGCATCAACGATGCCCCGGCAATGAAGGCGGCAACGACTGGAATTGCGATGGGCAGCGGCACCGACGTGGCGCTGGAGACCGCCGATGCGGCGCTCACCCACAACCGCCTGACCGGACTGGCGCAGATGATTCATCTGGCTCGCGCCACCCGGGCCAATATCCGGCAAAACATCATTATCGCGCTGGGGTTGAAGGGGATATTCCTGGTGACCACCCTGCTGGGGATGACCGGTTTGTGGCTGGCGGTGCTGGCGGATACCGGTGCGACGGTACTGGTAACGGCGAACGCGTTGCGGCTGTTGCGGCGCCGGTAA
- a CDS encoding TRAP transporter large permease, producing the protein MDAFVLLFTLAILLALGMPVAFAVGLSAVAGALWIDLPLEALMIQITSGVNKFTLLAIPFFILAGAIMAEGGIARRLVNFAYIFVGFIRGGLSLVNIVASTFFGAISGSSVADTASIGTVMIPEMEKKGYPREYAAAVTASGSVQAILIPPSHNSVIYSLAAGGTVSIATLFIAGVLPGLILGLSLMVLCLGFARRRGYPKGERVPFKQALKIFFDALWGLMTVVIILGGILSGIFTATESAAVACLWAFFVTMFIYRDYKWNELPKLMCRTVKTVTIVMILIGFAAAFGAVMTYMQLPMRITEFFTSLSDNKYVILMYLNIMLLLIGTLMDMAPIILILTPVLLPVTNSLGIDPVHFGMIMMVNLGIGLITPPVGSVLFVASAVSKQKIEAVVREMLPFYAMLLVVLGIVTYIPAISLWLPRTLGMQ; encoded by the coding sequence ATGGATGCATTTGTTTTGTTATTCACCCTCGCCATTCTGCTGGCGCTGGGGATGCCGGTGGCCTTCGCCGTTGGCTTAAGCGCCGTGGCCGGCGCGCTGTGGATTGACCTGCCGCTGGAAGCGCTGATGATCCAGATTACCAGCGGGGTGAATAAGTTCACGCTGCTGGCGATCCCGTTCTTTATCCTGGCGGGGGCGATCATGGCGGAAGGGGGGATTGCCCGGCGTCTGGTGAACTTCGCCTATATCTTTGTCGGCTTTATTCGCGGCGGGCTGTCGCTGGTGAATATCGTCGCTTCGACCTTTTTCGGCGCGATTTCCGGCTCCTCGGTGGCGGATACCGCCTCCATCGGGACCGTGATGATCCCGGAGATGGAGAAGAAGGGTTATCCGCGCGAATACGCGGCGGCGGTGACGGCCAGCGGTTCGGTGCAGGCGATTTTGATTCCACCCAGCCACAACTCGGTGATCTACTCGCTGGCGGCCGGGGGCACCGTCTCTATCGCCACGCTGTTTATTGCGGGCGTGCTGCCGGGATTGATCCTCGGGTTAAGCCTGATGGTGCTGTGCCTGGGCTTTGCGCGCAGGCGGGGTTATCCAAAAGGTGAGAGGGTGCCTTTTAAACAGGCGCTGAAGATCTTCTTCGATGCCCTCTGGGGCCTGATGACGGTGGTGATAATTCTCGGCGGGATCCTGTCGGGTATCTTTACCGCCACGGAGTCTGCGGCGGTGGCCTGCCTGTGGGCGTTCTTTGTCACCATGTTTATCTATCGCGACTACAAGTGGAACGAGCTGCCGAAGCTGATGTGCCGCACGGTGAAGACGGTAACCATCGTGATGATCCTGATTGGTTTTGCCGCGGCGTTTGGCGCGGTGATGACCTACATGCAGCTGCCGATGCGGATCACCGAGTTCTTTACCTCGCTCTCGGATAACAAGTACGTGATCCTGATGTACCTCAACATCATGCTGCTGCTGATTGGCACCCTGATGGACATGGCGCCGATCATCCTGATCCTGACGCCGGTCCTGCTGCCGGTGACCAATTCGCTGGGTATCGATCCGGTGCATTTCGGCATGATCATGATGGTGAACCTCGGGATCGGCCTGATTACCCCGCCGGTAGGATCGGTGCTGTTTGTTGCCAGTGCGGTGAGCAAGCAGAAAATTGAGGCGGTAGTGCGGGAGATGCTGCCTTTCTACGCCATGCTGCTGGTGGTATTAGGGATAGTGACCTACATTCCGGCGATATCACTGTGGTTGCCGCGAACGTTGGGGATGCAGTAG
- a CDS encoding TRAP transporter small permease: MSELYLKWMDRLYLLAMAVAGLSLLVMTIVIPIGIFSRYVLNRGESWPEPIAIICMVTFTFIGAAVSYRAGSHIAVNMLTDRLPVSLKTLCARVVDLLMLAISGIMFWYSYLLCIELWEQPVAEFPILTSGESYLPLPIGSAVLILFVLERLMFGSQEHRPVVLIGNHS, encoded by the coding sequence ATGTCCGAACTTTATCTAAAGTGGATGGACCGTCTCTACCTGCTGGCGATGGCCGTTGCCGGGCTGTCGCTGCTGGTGATGACTATTGTTATCCCGATTGGCATCTTTTCGCGCTACGTACTCAATCGCGGCGAGTCGTGGCCGGAGCCGATTGCCATTATCTGCATGGTGACCTTCACCTTTATCGGCGCGGCGGTGAGCTACCGCGCCGGCTCGCATATTGCGGTGAATATGCTCACTGACAGACTGCCGGTCTCACTGAAAACGCTCTGCGCGCGCGTGGTCGATCTGCTGATGCTGGCGATCTCGGGCATCATGTTCTGGTACAGCTATCTGCTGTGCATTGAACTCTGGGAGCAGCCGGTGGCGGAGTTTCCGATCCTGACCTCCGGCGAAAGCTATCTGCCGCTGCCGATCGGATCGGCGGTGTTAATCCTGTTTGTGCTTGAGCGCCTGATGTTTGGCTCTCAGGAGCATCGCCCGGTCGTTCTGATCGGCAACCACAGTTAA
- a CDS encoding TRAP transporter substrate-binding protein, whose product MKTTLKPLLAALCLSAFAASVSAQTIKAADVHPEGYPNVVAVQHMGEKLKQQTDGKLDIKVFPGGVLGDEKQMIEQAQMGAIDMIRVSMAPVAAILPDIEVFTLPYVFRDEDHMHKVIDGDIGKSIGEKLTNNPKSRLVFLGWMDSGTRNLITKNPVVKPEDLKGMKIRVQGSPVALATLKDMGANSVAMGVSEVYSGMQTGVIDGAENNPPTFIAHNYMPVAKNYTLSGHFITPEMLLYSKVKWDKLSADEQEKIKTLAREAQMEQRKLWQEYNAQALEKMKAGGVQFHDIDKAVFIKATEPVRAQYGDKHQDLMKAIADVQ is encoded by the coding sequence ATGAAAACGACCCTCAAGCCGTTGCTGGCCGCTCTGTGCCTGTCTGCTTTCGCTGCCTCTGTCTCTGCACAAACCATTAAGGCCGCTGACGTGCATCCCGAAGGCTACCCGAACGTGGTGGCGGTTCAGCATATGGGTGAAAAACTCAAACAACAAACCGACGGCAAGCTGGATATCAAGGTCTTCCCGGGCGGGGTGTTGGGTGATGAAAAGCAGATGATTGAGCAGGCGCAGATGGGCGCCATCGACATGATCCGCGTCTCCATGGCACCGGTTGCGGCTATTCTGCCGGATATCGAAGTCTTTACGCTGCCCTACGTTTTCCGCGATGAAGACCATATGCACAAAGTGATCGACGGCGATATCGGCAAATCCATCGGCGAGAAGCTGACCAACAACCCGAAATCCCGTCTCGTCTTCCTCGGCTGGATGGACTCCGGCACCCGTAACCTGATCACCAAGAACCCGGTGGTGAAACCTGAAGATCTGAAAGGGATGAAGATCCGCGTTCAGGGTAGCCCGGTAGCGCTGGCCACCCTGAAAGACATGGGCGCCAACTCGGTCGCGATGGGGGTCAGTGAAGTCTACAGCGGCATGCAGACCGGGGTTATCGACGGCGCAGAGAATAACCCACCAACCTTTATCGCCCACAACTACATGCCGGTCGCCAAAAACTACACCCTGAGCGGCCACTTTATCACCCCTGAAATGCTGCTTTACTCCAAAGTGAAATGGGACAAGCTGAGCGCCGACGAGCAGGAGAAGATTAAGACCCTGGCCCGCGAAGCCCAGATGGAGCAACGTAAACTGTGGCAGGAATATAATGCCCAGGCGCTGGAAAAAATGAAGGCCGGCGGCGTGCAGTTCCATGACATCGACAAGGCGGTCTTTATCAAAGCGACAGAGCCGGTGCGTGCCCAGTATGGCGACAAGCATCAGGATCTGATGAAAGCGATCGCTGACGTTCAGTAA
- the tusA gene encoding sulfurtransferase TusA, protein MTDLFTHPDHTLDAQGLRCPEPVMMVRKTVRTMQTGETLLIIADDPATTRDIPGFCTFMEHELLAQETNTLPYRYLLRKG, encoded by the coding sequence ATGACCGATCTGTTTACCCACCCGGACCACACCCTTGATGCACAGGGTCTGCGCTGCCCTGAGCCCGTCATGATGGTGCGCAAAACCGTGCGCACGATGCAAACCGGCGAAACGCTGTTAATCATTGCCGACGATCCGGCCACCACCCGCGATATTCCCGGCTTCTGTACCTTTATGGAACATGAGCTGCTGGCGCAGGAGACTAACACCTTGCCTTACCGTTACCTGTTACGTAAAGGCTAG
- a CDS encoding 7-cyano-7-deazaguanine/7-aminomethyl-7-deazaguanine transporter, with amino-acid sequence MTQFSQSQRVKALFWLSLFHLLVITSSNYLVQLPISIFGFHTTWGAFSFPFIFLATDLTVRIFGAPLARRIIFAVMLPALFVSYVISSLFYMGSWQGFEALAHFNLFVARIAAASFMAYALGQILDVHVFNRLRQNHRWWMAPTASTLFGNVSDTLAFFFIAFWRSPDAFMAEHWMEIALVDYAFKVLISLVFFLPMYGVLLNMLLKRFEDKSEISALRAG; translated from the coding sequence ATGACGCAGTTCTCTCAATCGCAGCGCGTAAAAGCGTTGTTCTGGCTTTCGCTTTTTCATCTGCTGGTGATCACCTCCAGTAACTATCTTGTGCAGCTCCCGATCTCCATTTTTGGTTTTCATACCACCTGGGGCGCGTTCAGTTTCCCGTTTATCTTCCTCGCGACCGACCTCACCGTCCGTATCTTTGGCGCGCCTCTGGCACGACGCATTATTTTTGCCGTTATGCTTCCGGCGCTGTTTGTTTCGTACGTGATCTCCTCGCTGTTCTACATGGGAAGCTGGCAGGGCTTTGAGGCGCTCGCGCACTTCAACCTGTTTGTCGCCCGTATCGCCGCCGCCAGCTTTATGGCCTACGCGCTGGGGCAGATCCTCGACGTGCATGTGTTTAACCGCCTGCGCCAGAACCATCGCTGGTGGATGGCGCCGACTGCCTCCACGCTGTTTGGCAACGTCAGCGATACGCTGGCCTTCTTCTTTATCGCCTTCTGGCGCAGCCCGGATGCCTTCATGGCCGAACACTGGATGGAGATCGCGCTGGTGGATTACGCCTTTAAGGTGCTTATCAGCCTGGTCTTCTTCCTGCCGATGTACGGCGTGCTGCTGAATATGTTGCTGAAAAGGTTCGAGGATAAATCTGAAATTTCCGCATTACGGGCAGGTTAA
- a CDS encoding DcrB family lipoprotein, with product MRNLVKYVGIGLLVMGLAACDNSDTKTPAQGASAESNATGQPVSLMDGKLSFSLPADMTDQSGKLGTQSNNMHVYSDATGQKAVIVIVGDDTSEDLGVLAKRLEDQQRSRDPQLQVVTNKAIELKGHNLQQLDSIISAKGQTAYSSVVLGKVDNKLLTLQITLPADDQQKAQTAAENIINTLVIQ from the coding sequence ATGCGCAATCTGGTTAAATATGTCGGGATTGGCCTGCTGGTGATGGGGCTTGCTGCTTGTGACAACAGCGACACCAAAACGCCTGCTCAGGGTGCGTCTGCGGAAAGCAATGCCACGGGTCAGCCGGTCAGCCTGATGGATGGCAAACTTAGCTTCTCTCTGCCTGCGGATATGACCGATCAGAGCGGCAAGCTGGGCACCCAGTCGAATAATATGCACGTCTACTCCGACGCCACCGGGCAAAAAGCGGTGATTGTCATTGTCGGCGATGACACCAGCGAAGACCTGGGCGTGCTGGCGAAGCGTCTGGAAGATCAGCAGCGCAGCCGCGACCCGCAGCTGCAGGTGGTCACCAACAAGGCCATCGAGCTGAAAGGCCACAACCTGCAGCAGCTGGACAGCATCATCTCCGCCAAAGGCCAGACCGCCTACTCCTCAGTGGTGCTGGGTAAAGTGGATAACAAGCTGCTGACCCTGCAAATCACGCTGCCTGCTGACGATCAGCAGAAAGCGCAGACCGCCGCAGAGAACATCATCAATACTCTCGTGATTCAGTAA
- a CDS encoding AI-2E family transporter: protein MIITPPDKTGLPPADKAGLHILMKLACLVVILAGIHAAADILVQLLLALFFAIVLNPLVTWFLRRGVSRPVAITIVVVVMLIGLTALFGVLAASLNEFAAMLPKYNKELTRKIVDLQQMFPFLNLHFSPERMLRRMDSEKVMTFATALMTQLSGAMASVLLLVMTVVFMLFEVRHVPYKMRFALNNPQVHIAGLHRALKGVTHYLALKTLLSLWTGAIVWLGLALLGVQFALMWGVLAFLLNYVPNIGAVISAVPPMIQAFLFNGFYECMMVGALFLVVHMVLGNILEPRMMGHRLGMSTLVVFLSLLIWGWLLGPVGMLLSVPLTSVCKIWMETTRGGSKLAILLGPGRPKSRLPG, encoded by the coding sequence ATGATAATCACACCACCCGATAAAACGGGTCTTCCGCCCGCTGATAAAGCGGGTCTCCATATTTTGATGAAGCTGGCCTGTCTGGTCGTGATCCTGGCAGGCATTCACGCCGCAGCAGATATTCTCGTTCAGCTTTTGCTGGCACTCTTTTTCGCCATCGTCCTTAACCCTCTCGTCACCTGGTTTTTACGCCGGGGGGTAAGCCGCCCTGTCGCTATCACTATCGTGGTGGTGGTGATGCTGATTGGCCTGACGGCGCTGTTTGGGGTGCTGGCGGCCTCGCTCAATGAATTTGCCGCCATGCTGCCGAAATACAACAAAGAGCTGACGCGCAAGATTGTCGATCTGCAGCAGATGTTCCCGTTCCTCAACCTGCACTTCTCCCCGGAGCGCATGCTGAGACGGATGGACTCGGAAAAGGTGATGACCTTTGCCACGGCGCTGATGACCCAGCTGTCCGGGGCGATGGCCAGCGTCCTGCTGCTGGTGATGACCGTGGTGTTTATGCTGTTTGAAGTGCGCCACGTGCCGTACAAAATGCGTTTCGCCCTCAATAATCCTCAGGTCCACATCGCTGGCTTACACCGCGCGCTGAAGGGCGTTACCCACTATCTGGCGCTGAAAACGCTGTTAAGCCTGTGGACCGGGGCCATCGTCTGGCTGGGGCTGGCGCTGCTGGGGGTGCAGTTCGCCCTGATGTGGGGCGTGCTGGCCTTCCTGCTGAACTATGTGCCCAACATCGGGGCGGTGATCTCCGCCGTGCCGCCGATGATTCAGGCGTTCCTGTTTAACGGTTTTTACGAATGCATGATGGTGGGCGCGCTGTTCCTGGTCGTCCACATGGTGCTGGGCAATATCCTGGAGCCGCGCATGATGGGACACCGGCTGGGGATGTCCACGCTGGTGGTATTTCTGTCGTTATTGATCTGGGGCTGGTTACTCGGCCCCGTAGGAATGTTACTGTCCGTGCCGCTCACCAGCGTCTGTAAGATCTGGATGGAGACCACCCGAGGCGGGAGCAAACTGGCTATCCTGCTCGGGCCAGGCAGACCGAAAAGCCGTTTACCGGGATAA
- a CDS encoding methyltransferase, producing MYEKDSLSALEAITEAQRIAFAPMLFQTALCLRNSGILAWLDKQGPRGATLEDVVANSSLGDYGVGVLLDMGLSGRILTHSDGRYYLAKIGHYLLHDTMTRVNMDFTQDVCYQGLFHLGDALQAEKPAGLAVFGDWPTIYPALSALPEQAQRSWFAFDHFYSDGAFDAALPLIFASRPTKLYDVGGNTGKWALRCCRYDENVAVTLLDLPQQIALAQENIAKAGLSHRIGFHPVDMLSDAALPDDADVWWMSQFLDCFSPDQIVTLLSNVAKVMKPGARLCILELFWDAQRFEAAAFSLNATSLYFTCMANGNSRFYRAEKFYHYLEKAGFRVEERHDNLGVGHTLLICQKNEQ from the coding sequence ATGTACGAAAAGGACAGCCTCAGCGCGCTTGAGGCCATCACCGAGGCGCAACGTATCGCCTTTGCCCCGATGCTGTTCCAGACCGCGCTCTGTCTGCGTAATTCCGGGATACTCGCCTGGCTGGACAAACAGGGCCCGCGCGGCGCAACGCTTGAAGACGTCGTGGCCAACAGCAGCCTCGGCGACTATGGCGTGGGCGTTCTGCTGGATATGGGATTAAGCGGGCGGATCCTGACCCACAGCGATGGCCGCTACTACCTGGCGAAAATCGGCCATTACCTGCTGCACGACACCATGACCCGCGTAAACATGGATTTCACGCAGGACGTTTGCTACCAGGGGCTGTTTCATCTTGGCGACGCCCTGCAAGCGGAAAAACCGGCCGGGCTGGCGGTCTTTGGCGACTGGCCGACTATTTATCCGGCGCTCTCTGCCCTGCCTGAGCAGGCGCAGCGGAGCTGGTTTGCGTTCGATCATTTCTATTCCGACGGCGCATTCGACGCCGCGTTGCCCCTTATATTCGCAAGCAGGCCGACAAAATTGTACGATGTCGGCGGCAATACGGGTAAATGGGCGCTACGCTGCTGTAGATACGATGAAAATGTCGCCGTTACGCTGCTCGATCTGCCGCAGCAAATTGCACTGGCCCAGGAAAATATCGCAAAAGCAGGATTATCTCATCGTATTGGGTTCCACCCTGTCGATATGCTTAGCGACGCTGCTCTGCCGGATGACGCTGATGTCTGGTGGATGAGCCAGTTTCTGGACTGCTTCTCTCCCGATCAGATTGTGACCCTGCTGAGCAACGTGGCGAAAGTAATGAAGCCGGGTGCCCGCCTGTGCATTCTGGAGCTGTTCTGGGATGCGCAGCGATTCGAAGCGGCCGCCTTCAGCCTGAACGCCACCTCGCTCTATTTCACCTGTATGGCGAACGGCAACAGCCGTTTTTATCGCGCAGAGAAATTTTATCACTATCTGGAAAAAGCAGGCTTCCGGGTAGAAGAGCGGCATGACAATCTTGGGGTGGGCCACACCTTATTGATTTGCCAGAAAAATGAGCAGTAA
- a CDS encoding beta-ketoacyl synthase chain length factor, producing the protein MKFALNILDWQARAPGLCDASQWQAWSQGLLAIDPAAPQAKLSELPMMTARRLSSGSKLAVECGMAMVRKHAIHAVVYTSRHGELERNYRLLHALATGQDVSPTDFAMSVHNSAVGNLTIAARQPIVSSSLSAGRDTFQQGLCDVLSLLHAGYKRVLMVDFDGTLPDFYRPSVPQQMPAWPYALALVIEAGDGLCCETRPVRCDEEPSLPQSLLFLRHYLRDDAQFAVPGERLLWQWTRA; encoded by the coding sequence ATGAAATTTGCACTTAACATTCTCGACTGGCAAGCCAGAGCGCCAGGCCTTTGTGATGCCAGTCAGTGGCAGGCATGGTCACAGGGTTTGCTCGCCATCGATCCTGCTGCGCCGCAGGCAAAACTGTCCGAACTGCCGATGATGACCGCCCGCCGCCTGAGTTCAGGCAGCAAGCTGGCGGTGGAGTGCGGGATGGCGATGGTGCGAAAGCACGCCATCCACGCCGTGGTCTACACCAGCCGTCATGGCGAACTGGAGCGTAACTATCGTCTCCTGCACGCCCTGGCGACCGGGCAGGACGTCTCCCCCACCGACTTCGCCATGTCAGTACATAACTCCGCGGTGGGTAATCTCACCATCGCCGCGCGTCAGCCGATTGTTTCGTCGTCACTCTCTGCCGGAAGGGATACCTTCCAGCAGGGGCTGTGCGACGTGCTGAGCCTGCTGCATGCAGGGTATAAACGGGTGTTGATGGTGGATTTTGACGGCACCCTGCCCGACTTTTACCGCCCCTCGGTTCCACAGCAGATGCCTGCCTGGCCCTATGCCCTGGCGCTGGTTATCGAAGCCGGGGATGGCCTGTGCTGCGAAACCCGCCCTGTCCGCTGCGATGAAGAGCCCTCGCTGCCGCAGAGCCTGCTGTTCCTGCGCCACTACCTGCGTGACGATGCGCAGTTTGCCGTACCCGGTGAACGCCTGCTGTGGCAGTGGACGCGGGCATGA